The following nucleotide sequence is from Citrus sinensis cultivar Valencia sweet orange chromosome 6, DVS_A1.0, whole genome shotgun sequence.
aactcaatttttcCTCAGTTTCTGGATCCATTCTCGGTTGTTGATCCGAATCTCTGCAAATGGACTCTCTTCCCGATGTGGGATTCTCTTCTCCTCCGCTTTCTGGCTCTGTCTTTGCCTCTGCttgctctttttcttcttcttcttcttcacccCAAAACCTACTTGCTAATGAAGATGATCTGTATGGTGCAGATCTACACcttgttaataaaaaagcATTTTTTGGTGGTGTTGATGCAGGAGAAACAAAAACTTTAGCAGCTTCCTCTCCTTTTTCTTCGTCTTCGTTTTCAGTTTCTCGAACAAAAGATTCACTTTTGTCGCCAAATTTTGAATCTTTCTCTAAAGAATCTCCTctaattttgctttttcttcGAAAGCTACCACGAAAGAACAACACCCATTTGCACCAAACGGGTTTTAAAGACCTAGGCTTGAGTCCTTTCCCCTTAAAACGGCGGCAAAAGCAGCcgtttttatcattttcaccCATCCACTTGCACCGCCGTTTATTCGGGGCTCCGGTTCTTTTTCcgggttgttgttgttgttgtttcgACGACCGTTTGACCCGTACTTGGCCCATGCATGTGACTTTCGGCGAAGTGGGTTCCTGTGTTTCAATGGCGGCACTCTTCTTTCTTAGCACAAACATTGGACTTGAACGTGACCTGCCTCTGCTTCTGCTCCCAACATTGCTCCTCAAGAACCGCATCAGTGGCGGCGGATACTTCTCCGCCCGACCCGGACTCGACATGGGCTTAGTAGTAACCTTCATCTTCATCGGAGAAGATTTgctttattgatttattttttcttttattgtgaGAAGTGAAgactgaagaagaagaagcagaagATATGATATGGTGGTGACTACAGTTGTAGTTCGTTGGTTCTTGCTTtatgtgtttttgtttttgtgttgccttttgatttttattttatcttcgCACGGATGGGTGAATAGATTGTATAGATTTTTCTATCTGGGAGATTGTAAGGTTCTGTTTGGCTTCGCTTGGACGGTTCTCCTAGAAcaggtttctttttcttttttctttttttaatataaattaaagtaaagtctaacaaataataattgataggATTTCTGTAGATGTAGTATATGTTTTTATAGTATTATTTGATAAGGGGCTACTGTAGACCCTTAGATTTAAGTAACttcattatctttttaatctttaaaaaaaattattcctttaattatgtttatttttttttaagttcattgaaaaaaatatattagtatGGTGAATATAACTTTAtaagttgaaaaataatatggttttgacttaatttttttttcaaattttacttgtatgtttatttttaaacgtCAACTATATGAAcataatagattttatttatagatattGTAATGTAAAAACTAAATACCAAATTAATCATGAGTGATGTATCaaggaatttaaaataatcttttaatatatttagaacaaaattatGAATGAATTGACATATGCGAATGAATTTATGGCTCTAATTTCTACTGCAACTATAATAttgcaacattttttttaattctattatacACAGATTGTCACCGTCATACGTTGACACACTAAAGTACTTGTCCAGATACTTTAAATCCTCTCTAATGagattacaattaatatttataattatattatacaattGGGACCACCGCCATACATTGAC
It contains:
- the LOC107177366 gene encoding uncharacterized protein LOC107177366, with product MKMKVTTKPMSSPGRAEKYPPPLMRFLRSNVGSRSRGRSRSSPMFVLRKKSAAIETQEPTSPKVTCMGQVRVKRSSKQQQQQPGKRTGAPNKRRCKWMGENDKNGCFCRRFKGKGLKPRSLKPVWCKWVLFFRGSFRRKSKIRGDSLEKDSKFGDKSESFVRETENEDEEKGEEAAKVFVSPASTPPKNAFLLTRCRSAPYRSSSLASRFWGEEEEEEKEQAEAKTEPESGGEENPTSGRESICRDSDQQPRMDPETEEKLSFFKEFEGPIDKIREKFVKSANIESEGEEEEELVTTMRPLILTRCKSEPARTGEKLDPQLSFWKQRRLGFT